From the Ammoniphilus sp. CFH 90114 genome, the window TGGAATTTCCATGAAATAAGATTGAATGATCTTGATTTGTTTAGTGACTATATGGGTAAGAGTGGACACCCGGTTAATCTCTGGTCCTCAAATTTTCCCTACCTTTGGTCTCTCTCACAATCCCCCACAGGAAAGGTACTTTGGAAAATCGTAAATGAAATGTTGGTTATATTTGTACGAACGAAAAAAAACGCATTACATTTACAATGTTTGCCTTTTGGCCCTGGAGATCGTGAGAAACTGGTTGATGTTGTCCATGAATGCATGAATTACTGCAGAGAGTGGAATAGAGGGAAAGCAAGAACGAGGCTTAAGACAATAAATGAGGAGCAACTAGAATACCTAAAACACTCCTCTAAATTTCAGAATCTTTTTGTCAGGAAGCGTGTACTAGGTATTGAAAGACATTATAGTATCACACAACTGCTTCACTTGAGGGGAAAAGAATTTGAATATGTCAGGCGCAAGATAAATAAGTTTTATCGGAATTATCCTACGGCAGTTATAAGGCCCTACGGTAATGAAGATTATGATGATTTAATTAAATTGAATGACATATGGAGACAAACATCCGGTACAAAGTACTCAACTATTTATGATACCGGTTATTATCCAATCCTTGTTAAGGACCAGCAAGATTTGAAACAGAAGGTACTGATCGTTGAGATAGAAGGCAACATCGTTGGTATGCTTGTCGGCAGTGTACTGCCGAATGGACAATCATGGTGTGCCTTAAGAAAATGCATGAACAACTTAGATGGAATATCGGAAGCATTGATCATTCACTTCGTGAAAATGATTCATGATATAGACCCTAGTATTGAATTGTTGAATGATGGGAGTGACTTGGGAACCAAGGGTCTTTCATTTTTTAAGGAAAAATTTAGGCCGGTTAAAAATCTTAAGCGTTATCGATTGTTTCTAAAGAAGTAGTAAAACTGGAATCGGAGGTGAGTAATCTATGAAGAACCTCTTTATATATGGCACAAGATATTTTGATGTAGTAAAGCTGGGGGAAGCAATTAATCGTGAGAAGCCTACTTGGAATATTGTGGGGTTTATTGGGAAGAAAAGAGTCCCTAATCTTTTGGGGGACTATCCGTACATTGGAGGTAAAAAATTAATAAAAGAATTGGTACTAGATAAAAATAACTATTTTTTCTTAAATATGACACAAGCGATTAAGACGGCTGATTGGCTATCTAAACAAGGTTGTCAGCTAGCTACACTTGTTCATCCTAGTATTGATTTGAACTATGTGGAAATAGATAAGGGGTGCATGATACCGGAGGGTTGTGTAATTGGTCATAAAACGAAAATTGGAAAATTTGTCACAGTCCGTCTTCAAAGTATTATTAGCCATGATGTGACTATAGAAGACCATGTATTTATCGGCCCAGGTGCAAACATTGGTGGGGGAGCTGTCCTTAAGAGAAAGTGTTTTATCGGCCAAGGGGCGGTCGTTATGGGTGGGCGAATCGTAGGTGAAAACAGTATAGTTGGCGCTGGAGCGGTAGTGACGAAAGACGTACTGCCAGGCAGCGTTGTTGCTGGCATCCCAGCCAGACCCATTAAATAAATCGTTAAATTGGAGATTGAGCATATTTAGTAATTCTACACAAGCAAAACTTACATTAATCACATCTAATATAAAGTATCTAGTTTGAGAGGAGGGAGAAAAATGGCCTGTCGTTGTGGTAAAGGTAGAAGTATTAGCCAGCAAAAGCCAAAAAAAGATCAACAAGACCCGAAATCCAACAAGGAAGATGGAGAATAGGTCACCATATCCATCAATATAACATATTTTAATAATGGTTATTCAATG encodes:
- a CDS encoding phosphatidylglycerol lysyltransferase domain-containing protein — its product is MMILISNRNQPSIQLGTWNFHEIRLNDLDLFSDYMGKSGHPVNLWSSNFPYLWSLSQSPTGKVLWKIVNEMLVIFVRTKKNALHLQCLPFGPGDREKLVDVVHECMNYCREWNRGKARTRLKTINEEQLEYLKHSSKFQNLFVRKRVLGIERHYSITQLLHLRGKEFEYVRRKINKFYRNYPTAVIRPYGNEDYDDLIKLNDIWRQTSGTKYSTIYDTGYYPILVKDQQDLKQKVLIVEIEGNIVGMLVGSVLPNGQSWCALRKCMNNLDGISEALIIHFVKMIHDIDPSIELLNDGSDLGTKGLSFFKEKFRPVKNLKRYRLFLKK